Below is a genomic region from Lampris incognitus isolate fLamInc1 chromosome 2, fLamInc1.hap2, whole genome shotgun sequence.
ACATAAGCAAAAAACATGGCCAACTGTGACAAACTGGTGTTTTTACTGGCAAATGTATAGATAATTGAATTATCCGCAGCATAGCCTCCTTGCATAGATAAACGAAACAGAGGAATAACTTCTGTGCAGAGATAACTTTCCGAGATTGTTTACCATAACCAGCTACATTGTCAACATATTGTGACATCAATTtacatgcagaacaggttttacAATATGATAGTATGTATTATTGGAAcggaatactctttattagtcattttgtacatacatacaaattaaattcttcctctacatttaacccatcctagctggctaggaacagtgggcagccactgtgcagcgcctggggaccaactccagtttttctttccattgccttgctcaggggcacagacaggagtattaaccctaacatgcatgtgtttttgatggtggaaggaaaccagagcacccggaggaaacccatacagacatgggaagaacatgcaaactccaaacagaaaggacctgggacggcctggggtttaaacccaggaccttcttgctgtgaggcagcagtgctaaccactgggccaccatgccgcccctaatTGTAATTAAATACAGGCAAATATACTTTACGTTGCCTTTTAGTTGATGGTTTACCACCAACACTGTGCGCCTCcatgggtgctgccattgttgtgtgacaTCAGACAACTGCTTTTCCATGAAGTTGGGGTAGATGGATTTGCTCTAGAGGAGGCGGGAAAATCTCAAATTCCGAGTTGTCTGGAACGCAGCATAAGTGTGAAATGTGGTCATTGTGTTCATTTAAAAACCTGCACTAGGGAAACTTCATGAAAAAAAACCCACCTCTCTAGCAAGCTAAATCACAGAGTTGGGCTGAatgacagaacccccccccctcccaacagcAACGCACGCAACAGTGAAACTGCCTGTAAGAGCCATTCTGGTCAGGCACGACCAGTGTTGCAAAATCTGTAAAGGACTAGCTCTCATCACTTGAACATAAAATGTGAAGAAATTTCTTTTTGGATGCCGTTTTCTTATCTGCAATGTGCACAAAGTGCAGTTAGGCCCTACCTCTCATGGCGCCATCTTTAATGTTATTGTGAATTTGATACGGTTTTCATATGTTTACATAAGGTATTGGCTATGttgttattttaatgtttatgcaaacaaaaagtgcccagtgctgctaattttatttgtCGTTTCGAATGTAAAACTTAGGGAACTGATTTCAGTGTGTGTCTCAGcacattttcagcacattttaacaatactGCGATAATATGTGTGATCATTTTGGTTACTGTAATTGTGATATTACATTTTCACACAGTTCCATCTCTAATGTAACGGTTCAGTTCATGCCATAACATTTCAAGAGCGCTTAGCTAGATCTTGGAGATGTCTTATTTTAGAAATGAGACATTTCCTTGGTTTAATCAATACGGCTACAGATTTACTAGTTGTATTTTGGGTTATTATCATGTTGCCTGACGAGCTAGTATTAACCTCCAGTTTACAACACAACAGACTGTAAACACAGATAAGATTAGAGCACGTAATGTTCTCAACAAGGCTGGATAATACTCCGAGGGGGCCCCTGGACACTGACGCTCATAACCCCCCCACCTGTCTCCCAcaccacctgccccccccccacctatctCCCCCATGACGCCcaccccagccattaaaccccaccttaataattttgagcttccagtcaagttggcatgtcaaatccaccagatcataatcacacacctattggtcaaaggccagtccagctgagcaggtgtgTCTAGAAAGTTCAACAGGCCAactactgccatttcactcacaaatcacaggACAAGGAAACACTGGATtgaatcatcccaaggcagtgtatgactctagagaAGACTAAGAAACATTAgtgttcactgaaaaccacccaagcagacagcacagcagagggagcagcgacccggggcggctcgggagagtggagtaattggccaagtacatttggggagaaatgggggggggggggtaaaaagacATCCCTAGAAAAATCAAATTTAAAAATCATGTATCCGGAGTTCCGGTGTCATGGCGGAGTAAAGTCGCGAACTCAACCGCTCCTCACGTACTGCTAGTTTGATAACTTACATCGTCAAATTATTGCAACCGAACACTCACACTTTGTTTATAAGAGTTTGGTGTAAAATGTGGCCGACACTTAAGACCGCACGATGAGTGGTAAGCCCAGCACAAGAGCAACAAACCTGAGCAAACACGCGGCCTCTGCTAACGATAACCATACCACACGGCCAGCCATGGGCAAAGCTACCGAAGCTAATGCTAGCCTGAAAGCTACCGAAGCTAATGCTAGCCTGAAAGCTacagaagctaatgctagcctGAAAACTACCGAGGCTGACGCTAGCCTGAAAACTACCGAAGCTAATGCTAGCCTGAAAACTACCCAAGCGAATGCTAGCCTGAAAATTACCGAGGCTAACGCTAGCCCCTAAGCCGCAGCGGCTAACCCTCAGCAACTTACCCGTGGCGCTCTGAAGGGAATACTCGACACTACGAGGGACGAAATATCCTTTCTGAGCCCCGAAGCACAGTCGCCACACACTTCTCTCATGTAGTGAACGTCCAAGAGGTGGAGCAGCGCCCCTATGCGGACCCGAAGGCTGAAAACGAGACGCTTTACACCCGTCTGGATGATCGGGAAAACAGATCACGGAGGCAGAACATCAGAGTCGTTGGTCTTCTAGAAACACATTTAAGGGGGGCTCATCGCACCCTCACACCACCGCAGCCAAACGGGCCCCCCTCGAGCCATATTGTACGCCTGCGCCACCATCGAGCTAAGGAGCAGATTCTGCGCAGAGCTCGGGGCAGCTGACATTTCGCGGGACAAAGATTAGCTTCTGCCAGGCCCTTAGCACTGACGTAGTGCGgaccggatgtgctcggggtcctgcgactacagatgacatcactactccaCGCATTATGATTgagtaggggctagttcagtttaggaacagcgggggAAAggagattgacgttagacgcagctcgggccttcggccctcgaaCCTTTACTAACCGACTctgtgtcaacgtggattgtataaaacacacagctaaataactataaagctagcgctAAACaacgctagtgtaaccggttactttcttgcctggtgcgggattcatTACGGgaagtactgcaccacaaggcgacatcactaaccgctcggctaaagggtcggacccgttagctaaggactattagtagtttatagtcgtcaccctctcccggaagcgcgccctcgcgctttatcattcccgcgctccgaagagacttctgaggatctgcacacttccggatcccaccgctgccaccaaggtaaccggttattttcttgcccggtgcgggattcgatacggggtggtACTGCACCAcatggcgacatcactaaccgctcggctaaagggtcagacccgttagctagggggctaacgtgtcttattagtagtttacactagctagcgacataatccgtgacgtcatatgtagtcgaaggaccccgagtcgatattgcaCCCGAGCAGAAAGAACCCACACCTGTCCAGAAAATGCTTCTCGGAGCTGGTCTGAAATACTCACCGGCATATCCTGCAACGCTCCGGTTCACATGTGAAGGGTCCAAACAAGAGTTCAAGTCACCGTTGGATGCGTCTACCCTTGTTAAGGCTGATATCGGCAGGGCTCTGGAGGCGCCGAGTGGCGCAGGGAGCGAAGACATGTCCCCGCTGGGGCCTGTGCTTTGAAGCGTAGACGGTCCGTCACAGTATGCGCACGGGTAAACAATAAGTTCCTCGTGATCATCTGGACAATAATTTGTGAAGTGTACTTACTCGCTATGGCAGACCTTTCAGTTCACAGTTGTAATTTGTGTTTATTATCCATGCCACACTGTTGCCAATGACATGATCCAGTCGTAGACATGTTTATTCTCACTCGttcctattgtagcgaattcggggggcagtccgagataccgtcgccacggccgggacgcgaacccgtatctcctgcaccgcaagcgacaacgttaaccagtcgactaaagggtccgacccgttagtcaaggaccaacgtgtctacttatccatgcacgttacactatgtttgGAGGCTGCCACCAATAGTGAAGGCTGTGTGTTTTGTtctgcttttttctctctctcgacGATTTAAGTTTACACCCCCATTTCTGGTATTTAGTGAGGAATGCCAAGATGCGAGTGTTAGGTTTAAAGCATCTTAAGCGGTTGTGTACTATGTAGGGCTTTATAGCGCTTCGTTTGGGTAAGTGCTATGGGGGGGGTATCCTTTTTTCtgaatttttgtttttattttcgtaGTTTTTTTGCTTTGCATTTTATAAAGGTCATTATTACAGCTTCAACCATATTCATCTACATCAATCTCTCGTTGAGCAAAAGGCTTTTCCTTCCTAATCTATATGGTTCTGCTGCCCTCATTAATGAAGATAAGGTTAGGAATAGAAAGTTTATTATGATCTCTTGGAATGTGAAGGgcctaaacatccatccatccatccgtccatccattatccaaaccgtttatcctgctcacagggtcccgggaatgctggagcctatcccagcagtcactgggtggcaggcgaggagacactctagacaggctgccaggccatcacccaagagaaaagaaaaagagtacTAGCTCACCTCTCTCAGCTAAACGTGAGTATATAATTTCTTCAAGAAACACACTTTTGTAACGCTGATGTCAACAAAATCCGAAAAAGCTGGGTAGGGAAGGTTTTTCATTCGAAATTTAATTCAAGGGCCAGGGGAACTGCTATAATTATACACAAAGATATTTCATTTGAAACTGAAAATGTTGTAGCTGACCTGAATGGTAGCTATATGATAGTTACTGGCAAACTTTTAAACAAACCCATAATCCTAGCAAACATGTATGCACCTAACTGGGGTGACGATGcttttattatttctttgttCTTGGCTCTACCCGATGTGGACAACCATTTTTAATTGTTGGTGGAGACTTTGTGTCCTCAATTCCATGTTAGATCGCTCCGCCACCAGACCTGtaccactgtccaagacagccaaAGTAATTAATAATTTCATTGAACAATATTGGTTATTTGACCCCTGGAGGTTTAGTTTCCCAACCAGAagagcattttcttttttctttccggTTCACTACAGCTATTCCCGAATTGATTATTTTCTTCTTGACACTTGGCTTATACctgtcactgaccacattaagtattgtccacccattatccaaaccgtttatcctgctctcagggtcactgggatgctggagtctatcccagcagccattgggcaactggcagggagacaccctggacaggccgccaagccatcataggacacacatatacacgcacacgcacacgcacacgcacacacacacacacacacacacacacacacacacacacacacacacacacacattcgcacctagcgacaatttagtatggccaattcacctgacctcttTGATGAAATGtctaactccagttcttcttcctatTGCCTAGTCAgacgcacagacaggagtattaaccctaacatgcatgtcttttggatttGGGTATCAACCAGCACTGTGGATCATGCATATCATACTTAGACATTAAGTATCATAGTATTGTCATTTCTGATCATGCCTCCCTTTCTTTTGAATTGTCTTTCCCTGAACAAACCACGCATTGCAGAGCATGGCACCTGAACTCTCTTCTACTCTCAGACTCTAAATTTGTTAGGTACTTGAGCACCCAGATTAAGTTTTTTATTGAAACAAATGCTACACCAGATATCTCCCATAGAACTCTGTGGGAAACTCTTAAAGCCTACCTGTGCCAAATTATTAATTTCACCTcacataataaaaaagaaaatatttccaaactaaagGACCTCAGTGATAACAGCCCAGTTGGATGCACATTAAGCCACTTCACCTACCCCAGAACTGTACCAAAAGAGAACCAGTCTTCAGACAGAATTTGACTTAGCTTCTACAGCTAAGGCTGAACATCTTCTTTCAAGGGCTAAATACACTACCTATGAATTTCGGGACAAAATTGGCAGCCTCTTGGATCACCAGGCACACCAGGCATACGTGTTGCATCAAATTACACAAATACAGACCACTTCAGATTCCACGGTTACAGGCCATAAACAAATTAATGATACATTTGCAGTGTAGTATGGTAAACTGTAATACAGCCGGGTGTAATAATGGTTCTGATGAGGCAGATTCCCTTTTCAAGGATTGAATTTACCTACACTTAAGAGATACAGAGAAGTCCAACCTTGATAGCAGTTTGGCGGTGGAAGAGGTTCGGGAAGCCATCAAGTGTATGCAGTCGGGGAAAACACCTGGGCCAGACGGGCTCCCAGTGGAATTTTTTAAGTAGTTCTCAAATGAACTCTCCCCATTACTCATGAAAATGTATAATCGATTCCTCTCGGATGGTCAGCTACCACAAACGCTGGGGCAAGCCTTAAAATGTCTCATCCCCAAAAAAGATCCTCTGCGCTGTGAATCCTATCGTTCAATCAGTCTCCTTAATACAGATTTTAAAATTCTTGCGAAATGTTTAGCCAAGTGCCTTGAAGGGGTTCTCCCAGCCCTTATTTCACCCGATCAATCAAAATTTATTCAGGGTAGGCACTTCTTCGATAATACTCGTAAGGTTTTTGATATAATATACACCCAGTCAAAATCTGCTTCACCCGAAGTTGTCGTTGCCTTAGACGCGGAGAAGACTTTTGATTGGGTGGAATGGGGTTTCCTTTTCGACGCACTTTCAACATTTGGCTTTGGACTCATCTTTATTTCTTGGGTTAAATTAATATATAATGACCCCTTAGCATCGGTTCGAACTAACGAGGTACAATCAAGATATTTCCCTCTGTATAGGGGAATAAGATAGGGTTGTCCACTCTCCCCATTGCTTTTTGATTTAGTGATCGAGCCACTTGAGGCTTCCTTACAACAGTGTAGCTCCTTTGAAGGGTTAATCCAAGGTGGTATGGTACACAAAGTGTCATTGTACGCTGATGGCCTTCTCTTATACATCACCAACTCTACATTGTCTTTCCCTCTATCCTATCTAAGCTGGAACAATTTGGGAATCTCTCCGGATACAAGTTGAGCTTGCAAAAATGCAAGGTTTTCCCATTGAACCTTATGGCCCTTGGTATCCCTGCCTCTATGTTCCCCTTCAGGAGAGTGACCTCAAATTTCAAATATTTTGGGATCATGGTTCCTCGCTCCTTTCAGCTTTTACACAAGCTAAACTTCTCCCCTTTAATTGACAAATGCAAACAAGATATAGAGCGCTGCTGCACATTACCATTATCAATAGCTGGGCGCATTAGTTTGCTTAAAATGAATATTGTCCCTAAGTTCCTGTATTTTTTTTCAGAACATTCttatattcatttaaaaaaaacagtttagTATTCTTGACAGGATGTTCTCTACCGTTATCTGGGATGGCAGACAACCCCAGATACATGAGGACTTCCTACAACATCCTAAAGCACTGGGAAGGATGGCTATACCCAATCTTCTTTACTACTATTGGGCTAGTAATATCCAGAAGGTCATAATGCATGTTCAAAGCAGCTCGCTTGAGCACACACCTGAGTGGGCAAAGATAGAACCGCATGATCTTCCTATTCATTCCTTAGTCACTTCCCCACTACCCATGGTAATTGGAATAGCACACAAAAATCTGGTTACAGCTCATAcaatcagaatatggactcaagtTAGGAAAACATTTGGTCTGCAAAAAGCCTCCTTAATGACACCCTTTATGTCAAACCACCTCTTTACCCTTGCCAAGTTAGATATGGCTTTTCGAGCATGGCATGGGAATGGAATTCGATTTATAAAGGATTTATACTTTGATGGGATATTTGCTTCATTCAATCAATTGGTAGAAGATTTTAACCTACCCCACTCCTACTTCTACTGCTATTTACAGATTAGGCATTTTGTTCAGAAGGGTTTCCATCCTTTCCCTGAGATACCGCAGATAACATCAATAGATACACTTTTAGCCACAGAGGCTAGTCTCAAGGGCGCCATCACAAAGATCTATAATAAACTAGCCACTATAAACCCTCAGCCATTGGCTAGCCTTAGAAATCTCTGGGAGCAAGATCTTGGTACTCTTCTCCCTGATGGTCTGTGGGATGCAGTTTTGGATCTggtacactcttcctcttcatgtagTAGATTTGGGCTTACTCTGTTTAagattgttcaccgtgtccaccTAACTTAGCTAAATTGGCCAAAATTTACCCCAACATCGATCCCACTTGTGACAGATATAAACATGCACTTTGTTGCATATGTTCTGGACATGCCCTGATCTACATACGTACATTTTGGTCAGCAATATTTAAATCCTTAAGTGAAATTTTCAGTACGACTATTGATCCTCATCCTTTAATTGCCATACTTGGTGTGAGACCAGAAGACTGTGACTAGCCATCTAACATGTATAAATTGGTGGCCTTTACtacattaatcaatcaatcaatcaatcaagttgcattttatatagcgcttttctaactgcaacagccactcaaagcgctttacatttctggtcaaatctgaatttcagacacctgttataatagaacacaggCCGTTTTCtatacaatcgctacctatttcgtatgcgtaaggccggcgaaatgtgatttacaatgaataacttattcacacgtgtattacaagaCCATGACATTGGCCAtttgagactattgacattaagcagaccagtgacagaccttagtcggtatgcagataatggattgtcgacagcagtggaatggtgacCAGAAACTACCAAGTTATTTTCCTGTGCCCAACAttaccatttccattattaccacaTGGGAATGAATCACACAGGCTTTGCAtatcaacacggccgaatgggtctccatgttaactgtttgaatagatttatttaatCATTTCAatgcatgccaggctaaccacatgcataaaaaTCGGTTGTCACATTACTAGCTCGGTACCTAATACTCTTAAATTGGAAGAGCTCAAGACCCCCATCTCATATCAGATGGATCAGGGATATTATGTTTTATCTTAAGTTAGAAAAGATAAAATTTACCTTAAAGGGTAACAGGTAAAAAAGTTCAAGAAAGTCTGGATGCCTTTTCTGACTTACTTTGACACTTTAACCAGTATAACGGACTTGGATGCCTCTTGACTTGAGTCAGGAACGGCCCAACTAGTATTGATTGTAAACCGAGAGATTCTTTGTGTATAGGTGAACCATACTGATTATTTATATTTCTTgaacttttttttgtgtcttcgatttagttgtatgtaatttcattatttgtttaatctgtatttctccttgaggatctgggaatgttgggaggggggtggggggaggtgaggggtttactgtgttaaattattcaatatgtgacttgtatataataaaattgtaaatgctaacatatttttaaaaaatcatgtATCCGCACCACCTTTTGATTTTTAATATATGTACTCTGTCATCGTGAAGTAGCTCTGTCCACTGTTGACGTTGTGCATCAGCTGGAAGAAAAGTTGCTCAGCGGCGAACAGAGTCGGTAAGAAGCTCACACAGAGCATCTGTGGTGATGGTGAGACGAGACGCTGGGGCTGCAGGGCAGTGTTAGAGAAACCCGATGACTTGTTTTGTATTATTTTTCTAACGGAAGCCATCTGAATGCTTTCACAAACTTGATATAGTTCTACCATATTAAATACTCATTTGATGAGTAAAATTCAAACAGGGAAAGTTGCCTGTAATGTGATTTTTATCTGAGAAGTGACTGTGTCTTTCCAAATGTGAGCAATGACACAACTTCAAATGCAAAATAAGGGAAGTGTCCACTTGGAGCAGTTTTTCTTTGATAGTATTCTTGTTAGTGTATTTTACACATGCTTAAGTGATACAGCTTCTAGAAACTATTCAAGTCACACTCAACAAGACCTTACATGGAAACACATGAAGGTCCtgtgtgattacatgtgtcaTGTGTTGTACATGTACCACATGTTGTGTCACATGTGCAGCACATGTTCTGTCCAGCTTCACTCAACATGTTTCTATGTGATAAAATATAATACAATAGAAATTTGTTGGACATGAACTTCAACCATCAAACCATGAAAACGCCCCAAACCATGTTTACTAAGTGCAAAGCGCACATTCCCCATGTCACCTGTGTGACGTTcatgtttttttgtgtaagaaaggGTACACTTTCCAGTTGCATTTGAATGGGAAAAGAAATACGTACATATGTTGATTTTTTTATGCCATTTTATTGAAACAATAGATTTCAATCAAATTTAACAGCAGTGTTTTTCCTGCAGAGCAGACGCTCATGAACTTTGCCCACATGCTGCTGTGTTGTAACTGTTCAGGCcccaggagagaaaaaaaaaccacaaacgaGGCGACGAATAAAACTGTAGCTGTGTACTTTAATTTCTTCAAATGCAGTTGTTAAGAATGCGTACATGGGGGAAATGTGCACATCAAGTTATGTGTTATAATGCAGAGAGGCGTAGGTTTCTTCAACAGCCGGTGCAAGCCACAGACTCACAGAGCTCACAGGCATCAGAGTTGGCGGCCACAAATGctgagaggacacacacacacacacacacacacacacacacagtcccattCTCGTGGTTAACACTCATGTATTGATCGAAGAACAGTTTATCAGCAGGTTAACTTCAACGGCCTCGTTgaagataaaagagaaaaaagaaaatcaatttCCCAGCCGCTTCCAACAGATTTATTATTCTTCGAATTTTCTCGACCTGATGCAACGTCAACTTCAACTTTGACTCTCAGCTTTAAAAACATGCGTTGGCTTACATTCAAAGGCCCTTCTAGCCTTCTTCTCGGTAATTCTCACCGTCTTAATTATGAACACAACGATCAGAAAGTTTGTGTAAAGTGTGAGCTGTACCTAGCCTGTTGAGGGACACCCCGGCGTCTTTGCTTTGGCAAAGGGGTCTGAACTCGGTGGGCAGATCTGGTTCGGCGCACACAGCCTGGACTTTGGCCTCCGCCAGAGGAAGACTGTCTTTCCCCAGCACACCTTCTCTGGCCATCAGCTGTCCAAGTTCCTTTACTGAAGCCAGGGAGAACTTGTATGGTCCCTCCTGTGGAGACATGACTCATGGCTGAGATGTTGCCTGAGCATTAACCTCATCTTGACAACAATGTATGTATTTGATGAACTTTTGTCATCGGAAACATCCCAGAAGAGCTTTGCAAAGACCTATAAAGAGCAGTTCAGGGTTATATATGAAATTATTGAAATTGAGCGTCTCTTCTATGAGTTTCATGAGGACACTGATGGTACATGTATTAAAAACCAGTAAGCAGCACTGACGGGACAACAGTGTCCACTTTTCTAAAGGATCTAATGGATAATTTGTAGAAATTCAAAGCAATAAAATATGTAATGAACAGAAGACTCTTTGGAAAACCAGTTTGTGGAATTTAAAGGTGTTTGGTGCTGATACATCCACATGCTGGAGATGACCTCGTCTATCAGGATACCAAAATACATCCTGGTTTCAGTTTGTACTTTTAAATTTGACTCTGAAAAGTCCTGATTTGAGTCAAAGGTTATGTCTGATTTTAAAATTAAACCTTGGTGTTTtttaaatggctttttaaaactAGTAAAAGAAGTGATTGCTATGGCTACGCTTGGTTTTCCATGGAGTTTATTGGCTCGTTTGGGTGAACCAGCAAGGGCAGTTGCAGCCTCTTCAAATTAAGGAGTGCCTTCTGCTTATCTATCAAATTTAAAGGACAAAAAGTAGGACCCTGATAAGGTGTCAAGTAAACCTAATTTTCAGCTGTTAAATTTGCTGGTTTTTCTATAAAGCACGTTCTTACCGTGACCGTGACGGCGACGGCCTGCTGGCACAAAACGACCAGGAGTGAAAGGCAGGTGATGGTCTTCATGTTGCTGTTTTCTTCAATGGATTTGTTTCGCTGGTTGTTGTTGGAGTAATCTGCCCGGGTTTGTGGCGAACACAGCATTCCCTCGCTGTATTTATAAAGGCTCTAGACCTGAAGATGAGTTAATGAACAACCACTCACAATTTATAGTGCCATAAAAGCGGCCCTGTTGTCCTACGGGGTTGGAAAATAGGAGCTATTATGTTCTCTGTGACTGTTTATTTGACGTCTATGACACAAAGTAATCTGAGGACTAATAACGCCTCAGTTAACTCTACGACAGGTTACCTGAAGGCAAACAGAACGTGCAGTTTTAGGAACGCCAGGTCAACATTTCATCTCTTTGTCTGCGTCCGAGAAGCTGTCAAACAGTAATTAAAAGGTTGATATCTTGAAATATCTCCCATAGGTTTAGAGACCttttgcgccccagacactcccacttttattggcagtgaattgttttaatgtttttttgagctaatgtgattggacaattcttgtggctgtcaatcatgttcacacccaccaccacacctcgtctcgactgtcaatcatccaccgtctacgaaccttgataaaatctataggctacattgtccttcttaataactccgtgGCTGTGTGGAcaataaagcagctgtcaggtgtgctgcaccaaggtacattgcgcccccccccccccaaaaaaaacgttttagcaccagctgccacggGTAATCACTGGGGTTGAAGCGGATTTATTAGATATGGAAAGCGTGGACAGTGAAGAAACAAAGGAGCAGATTACATTCGTTTTGTGGCGGCTGTCAAAGTCAAAACGGGTattcaaagtcaaacacgttctgAAAGAATGTTTGAATTTAGGTTTTTGTTTGCTTTATCACAGTAGAATTAGTTCACTCATTCCTGCTTCTGGCATGAATTATTTTACAATGAGCAATTTATTTCAATTCCCATGCACCCAGTTAGTTTGCTTCATTAGTGAAACGTGAATGTGGGTTACTGTCAGACAGTAAGATTAGCTATAATGGCTGCTCGGCTATATGGAATAACTCTTAATTCTGTATCTAGAAATGTTTCAAGTTGCATAAAACCTCTAACTTGATGTACATAGCAGATGTGAATCGCGACTGACAAATATTTATTCCAATGTTTACATGGACAATATTATCTGCAAACAAACCAACTTTAACCTGTAGCTGCAATTCACATAGAACCACCATCACACATCAGTGTAGAGTAAATCTGCCGGTACCTGTGCCCCTACTGGTAAGATGATGTAGTTTGCTTTGATTCGCTGATATTTTCGTGAAGGCTCGCTCTCCTTTTTAATAGTTTATCATTTCCAGTGGATTTGTCTAGAGAGATGGACCAACGTCTGTCATTCCACCTGCCTAGCTTAAACAATCACAAGGTAATTTCCCTTGAAAAAGTCACATTTTAGGGGGCGTCCCAGTGGCATAGctgtccattctgttgcctaccaacacagggctcgccag
It encodes:
- the LOC130108400 gene encoding guanylate cyclase activator 2B-like; this encodes MLCSPQTRADYSNNNQRNKSIEENSNMKTITCLSLLVVLCQQAVAVTVTEGPYKFSLASVKELGQLMAREGVLGKDSLPLAEAKVQAVCAEPDLPTEFRPLCQSKDAGVSLNRLAFVAANSDACELCESVACTGC